Proteins from a genomic interval of Enterococcus faecium:
- a CDS encoding GIY-YIG nuclease family protein, producing the protein MLKEKMKTLPMLPGVYLMKDRDGKVIYVGKAKRLKNRVSSYFHQNKQHSKKVLRMIHHITDFDFVVVDTELDALLLECQLIQHYRPFYNRQMNYFSNYNYVHITNKGFVLTDTPTARTYGPFRLYKKMPSILRIMEETYQMPWLSEISLLALRAQLSDLQEMTFEQKKKELQGLFQGRNKKLLTYLKKRQQHFIYQLNFEKAGMLQKDIELVTYFIRRIQEQKQFLRTPSLTFSMPLAADESQKKHYLVCYGQLAETMIASGDVSPDFYYEKKEAHLSLKRQLSKEEIDPVQILISYRKKLEKEQFEIELLNKKEAEKQLN; encoded by the coding sequence ATGTTAAAAGAAAAAATGAAAACTCTCCCCATGCTGCCGGGTGTCTATCTTATGAAAGACCGAGATGGTAAGGTCATCTATGTTGGTAAAGCAAAACGGCTCAAAAATAGAGTAAGCAGCTATTTTCATCAGAATAAACAGCATTCAAAAAAAGTATTACGTATGATTCATCATATAACAGATTTTGATTTCGTCGTAGTAGACACGGAATTAGATGCTTTATTGCTCGAGTGTCAATTGATCCAACATTACCGTCCTTTTTATAACCGACAAATGAATTATTTCAGTAATTATAATTATGTACATATTACCAATAAGGGATTTGTATTAACAGATACTCCTACGGCTCGAACATACGGGCCTTTTCGTCTCTATAAAAAAATGCCGTCTATTTTGCGTATAATGGAAGAAACTTATCAAATGCCTTGGTTGTCTGAAATTAGTTTGTTAGCTTTGCGAGCCCAGCTTTCTGACCTACAGGAAATGACTTTTGAACAGAAAAAAAAGGAACTCCAAGGGCTGTTTCAAGGCCGAAATAAAAAGCTACTGACTTACTTGAAAAAAAGACAACAACATTTCATCTATCAGTTGAATTTCGAAAAAGCCGGTATGCTTCAAAAAGATATCGAATTAGTTACTTATTTTATTAGACGGATCCAGGAACAAAAGCAGTTTTTAAGAACACCATCGCTCACCTTCAGCATGCCATTAGCAGCAGATGAGAGTCAGAAAAAGCACTACCTCGTTTGTTATGGTCAACTTGCAGAAACAATGATTGCCTCTGGTGACGTTTCTCCTGACTTCTATTATGAAAAGAAAGAAGCTCATTTATCTTTGAAACGTCAATTGTCAAAAGAAGAAATCGATCCTGTACAAATCTTGATCAGTTACCGCAAAAAATTAGAAAAAGAACAGTTTGAAATTGAACTGTTAAACAAAAAAGAAGCTGAAAAGCAACTAAATTAG
- a CDS encoding beta-ketoacyl-ACP synthase III: MEQFGMITATASVLPEKIITNNDLSKMMDTSDEWISTRTGIRERRCVTNQETSDLCILVAEKLIKQKNLNPKDLDFILVATMSPDYTTPSVAAQVQGKLGATHAIAFDISAACSGFVYALSMAEKMIRCGSTKGLVIGGETLSKLIDWSDRTTAVLFGDGAGGILLEANPQKKLLKEKLAADGTRSSSLTAGYQQNKNPFYSEDSEGSYYLQMTGRDIFDFAVRDVANNIQEVMKDKPVDYLLLHQANLRIIEKIARKVKMPQEKFLTNMDKYGNTSAASIPILLDEAVSSGKITLGKQQKVIFTGYGGGLTWGSILMEL, translated from the coding sequence ATGGAACAATTTGGAATGATTACTGCAACAGCCAGCGTCCTTCCTGAAAAGATTATTACTAATAATGATCTTTCCAAGATGATGGATACCTCTGATGAATGGATTTCGACAAGGACGGGTATTCGTGAACGAAGATGTGTAACAAATCAGGAGACTTCTGATTTATGCATTTTAGTGGCGGAAAAATTGATAAAACAGAAAAATCTAAACCCTAAAGATTTGGATTTTATTTTAGTAGCAACAATGTCGCCCGATTACACGACACCATCTGTAGCAGCACAAGTACAAGGGAAATTGGGAGCAACTCATGCTATCGCTTTTGATATCAGTGCTGCGTGCTCAGGATTTGTTTATGCGTTAAGCATGGCTGAAAAAATGATCCGCTGCGGCTCAACTAAGGGACTGGTGATTGGTGGTGAAACACTATCTAAGCTAATCGATTGGTCTGATCGTACGACTGCTGTGTTGTTTGGCGATGGAGCAGGTGGGATTCTCTTAGAAGCGAATCCACAGAAAAAATTGCTGAAAGAAAAATTAGCAGCTGACGGTACCAGAAGTAGTTCATTGACCGCTGGCTACCAGCAAAATAAAAATCCGTTCTATTCAGAAGATTCAGAAGGTTCGTATTATTTGCAAATGACTGGCAGAGATATTTTTGATTTTGCCGTACGAGACGTTGCAAACAATATCCAAGAAGTCATGAAAGACAAACCAGTTGATTATCTGCTTTTGCATCAGGCAAACCTCAGAATTATTGAGAAAATTGCCCGAAAAGTAAAGATGCCGCAAGAAAAGTTCCTGACCAATATGGATAAATATGGGAATACATCTGCTGCAAGCATCCCTATCTTATTGGATGAAGCAGTTTCTAGTGGAAAGATCACCTTGGGAAAACAGCAGAAAGTAATATTTACAGGCTATGGCGGAGGTTTAACATGGGGAAGTATTCTCATGGAGTTGTAG
- a CDS encoding NAD(P)-dependent oxidoreductase: MKLGFIGTGVMGSAVARHLLEAGHEVAVYNRTKAKADPLVTEGAIWADTPKAVAEQSNILFTMVGYPKDVEEIYYGQSGIFSADISGHILVDLTTSTPSLAEKIAKTAKEKGADALDAPVSGGDLGAKNGTLTIMVGGEEAVYDQVLPLFKEFGTTFTLHGSAGKGQHTKMANQIMIAGTMTGMTEMLVYAQKNGLDLKKVIETLSGGSAANWSLSNYSPRILKEDYTPGFFVKHFIKDLKIALEEAEKMDLVLPATTQALKLYEELADKGFENDGTQALIKLWWPEGKIPEKKS, from the coding sequence ATGAAACTTGGTTTTATAGGAACAGGCGTCATGGGAAGTGCTGTCGCACGCCATCTACTAGAAGCAGGACACGAAGTAGCTGTCTATAATCGGACAAAAGCAAAAGCTGATCCTTTAGTAACAGAAGGAGCTATCTGGGCAGATACACCAAAAGCGGTAGCAGAACAAAGTAATATTCTCTTTACAATGGTAGGTTACCCCAAAGATGTAGAAGAAATCTACTATGGACAGTCGGGGATTTTTTCTGCAGATATCTCAGGACATATTTTAGTTGACTTGACTACAAGTACACCAAGCCTGGCAGAAAAAATTGCAAAAACAGCAAAAGAAAAAGGCGCAGATGCGTTAGATGCACCGGTATCCGGTGGTGACTTAGGAGCAAAGAATGGTACACTGACGATCATGGTCGGTGGAGAAGAAGCCGTTTATGATCAAGTACTGCCTTTATTCAAAGAATTTGGTACGACATTTACATTGCATGGTTCTGCTGGGAAAGGTCAGCATACAAAAATGGCTAATCAGATCATGATTGCAGGTACGATGACAGGAATGACGGAAATGCTTGTCTATGCACAAAAAAACGGACTTGATTTAAAGAAAGTGATTGAGACGCTTTCAGGTGGAAGTGCAGCTAACTGGTCTTTAAGCAATTATTCTCCTCGTATTTTAAAAGAAGATTACACACCTGGTTTTTTTGTCAAACATTTTATCAAAGATTTAAAGATTGCATTAGAAGAAGCAGAAAAAATGGACCTTGTATTGCCAGCAACTACCCAAGCATTGAAACTATATGAAGAGTTGGCAGATAAAGGTTTTGAGAATGACGGAACCCAAGCTTTGATCAAACTTTGGTGGCCTGAAGGAAAAATACCAGAAAAAAAATCATAA
- the accB gene encoding acetyl-CoA carboxylase biotin carboxyl carrier protein, with translation MDINEIRELVSQFDQSSLTEFDLREGQFELYMNKNKTSRGMNMVQTNETLPVSEPVNVIPEQATTAPETMKEKESAVFDGIEVVSPIVGIVYLQPAPDKPAFKKVGDQVAKGEVICIIEAMKLMNEITSEADGVITEILVENESVVEYGQPLFRIQQK, from the coding sequence TTGGATATCAATGAAATCAGAGAATTAGTCAGTCAATTTGATCAATCCTCGCTAACGGAATTCGATTTGCGTGAAGGTCAATTTGAATTGTATATGAATAAAAATAAAACAAGTCGAGGCATGAATATGGTTCAAACAAACGAAACGTTGCCAGTTTCGGAGCCAGTCAATGTCATACCTGAACAAGCAACAACTGCTCCAGAAACAATGAAAGAAAAAGAATCGGCAGTATTTGATGGAATCGAGGTTGTTTCGCCAATCGTGGGAATCGTTTATCTGCAACCGGCGCCCGACAAACCAGCTTTCAAAAAAGTAGGTGATCAAGTTGCCAAAGGAGAAGTTATCTGCATTATTGAAGCGATGAAACTGATGAATGAGATAACTAGTGAGGCCGACGGAGTGATCACAGAAATCCTTGTAGAAAACGAGTCAGTTGTCGAATATGGACAGCCACTCTTTAGGATTCAGCAAAAATAA
- a CDS encoding YkuJ family protein, protein MTHSQLVAIIKRLEAMVESADNELQVRRFEKEGVEKCTVTYDKATDTFELTETDTHQQYEFDNIDIVAMEIYDLIQ, encoded by the coding sequence ATGACACATTCACAATTAGTCGCAATCATAAAACGACTGGAGGCTATGGTCGAGTCAGCAGATAATGAACTGCAAGTTCGCCGTTTTGAAAAAGAAGGCGTAGAGAAGTGTACAGTAACTTATGATAAAGCGACCGATACATTTGAATTAACTGAAACAGATACTCATCAGCAATACGAATTTGATAATATCGATATCGTAGCGATGGAAATCTATGACTTAATCCAATAA
- the fabG gene encoding 3-oxoacyl-[acyl-carrier-protein] reductase has translation MDVKGKNVFITGSTRGIGKAMALAFAKAGANIILNGRGEIPKEKIEEIEAFGVKCVGVSGDISDYEKAGQMIKEAEEKLGSIHVLVNNAGITNDKLVMRMDAEDFKKCLDINLIGTFNMTQHVLKKMMKQREGAIINLSSVSGLIGNIGQANYAASKAGVVGLTKSVAREAATRGITCNAIAPGFITTDMTEVLADKVKEQAEKQIPMQRFGQVEDIAQTAVFLAQNPYITGQVINVDGGLVMHG, from the coding sequence ATGGATGTAAAAGGAAAAAATGTATTTATCACAGGTAGTACAAGAGGAATCGGCAAAGCGATGGCCTTAGCTTTTGCAAAAGCTGGAGCAAATATCATTTTGAATGGTCGCGGAGAGATTCCAAAAGAAAAGATAGAAGAAATCGAAGCATTCGGTGTAAAATGCGTAGGAGTTTCCGGTGACATCTCTGATTATGAGAAAGCGGGACAAATGATCAAAGAAGCAGAAGAAAAGCTTGGATCGATCCATGTGTTAGTAAACAATGCCGGAATCACAAATGACAAACTTGTGATGCGAATGGATGCAGAAGATTTCAAAAAATGTCTTGATATCAATTTGATTGGAACCTTCAATATGACGCAGCACGTATTGAAAAAAATGATGAAGCAGCGAGAAGGGGCCATCATTAATCTCTCTAGTGTATCTGGGTTGATTGGAAATATTGGTCAAGCAAATTATGCAGCTAGTAAAGCTGGCGTAGTAGGATTAACAAAATCTGTGGCACGAGAAGCTGCAACTAGAGGCATTACATGTAATGCCATTGCGCCAGGATTCATCACAACTGATATGACGGAAGTTTTAGCAGACAAAGTCAAGGAACAAGCGGAAAAGCAAATTCCGATGCAGCGTTTCGGACAAGTAGAAGATATTGCACAAACAGCAGTTTTCTTAGCACAAAATCCATATATCACCGGACAAGTCATCAATGTCGATGGCGGATTGGTCATGCACGGATAA
- a CDS encoding acetyl-CoA carboxylase biotin carboxylase subunit: MFSKVLIANRGEIAVRIIRACRELGIQTVAIYSEADAEALHTQLADEAICIGPAKAVDSYLNVQEVLSAAIVTKAEAIHPGFGFLSENSRFASMCEECNITFIGPKSATIDAMGNKINARQLMQEANVPVIPGSTGVLSTVEEALEIADRIGYPVMLKAAAGGGGKGIRKVQSKEELPQHFSSAQQEAAAAFGNDDMYLEKIIYPARHIEVQILGDHFGNVIHLGERDCSLQRNNQKVLEESPSVVISQTKREALGDAAVRAAKAVNYENAGTIEFLMDEEGDFYFMEMNTRIQVEHPVTEMVTGIDLVKKQVEIAAGEPLNVCQEEVVFQGHAIECRINAENPAFHFAPSPGKIQNLLLPAGGMGLRVDSAVYPGYTIPPYYDSMIAKIIVHGNTRFEALMKMQRALSEFITEGIITNAEFQMDLISHPAVIAGDYSTAFLQEEFLPNWTPETEIGGA; encoded by the coding sequence ATGTTTTCTAAAGTATTGATAGCTAACCGCGGTGAAATCGCTGTACGTATCATTCGTGCATGCCGCGAACTAGGGATCCAAACCGTAGCGATATATTCAGAAGCAGATGCCGAAGCACTTCATACACAGTTAGCAGATGAAGCAATCTGCATTGGCCCGGCAAAAGCCGTTGATTCATATCTGAATGTTCAGGAAGTACTGAGCGCTGCAATCGTGACAAAAGCCGAAGCAATTCATCCAGGATTTGGTTTTTTATCTGAAAATAGCCGATTTGCCTCCATGTGTGAAGAGTGCAATATCACATTTATTGGTCCTAAAAGTGCAACGATCGATGCAATGGGAAATAAGATCAATGCGCGTCAATTGATGCAAGAAGCAAATGTCCCAGTCATTCCAGGAAGTACTGGTGTATTATCTACAGTAGAAGAAGCATTGGAAATAGCAGACAGAATTGGTTATCCAGTGATGCTGAAAGCAGCTGCAGGTGGTGGCGGGAAAGGCATTCGGAAAGTTCAATCAAAAGAAGAGCTCCCACAGCATTTTTCTTCAGCTCAGCAAGAAGCAGCAGCGGCATTTGGAAATGATGATATGTATTTGGAAAAAATCATTTATCCTGCTCGCCATATAGAAGTTCAGATTTTAGGTGATCATTTTGGCAATGTCATTCATTTAGGAGAACGAGATTGTTCTTTGCAACGTAATAATCAAAAAGTACTGGAAGAATCTCCTTCTGTAGTGATCTCACAAACAAAAAGAGAAGCACTAGGAGACGCTGCTGTTCGAGCAGCTAAAGCAGTCAATTATGAAAATGCCGGAACGATCGAGTTTCTGATGGATGAAGAAGGCGATTTTTATTTCATGGAAATGAATACTCGAATCCAAGTGGAACATCCAGTAACAGAAATGGTCACAGGAATCGATTTAGTAAAAAAACAGGTGGAGATAGCAGCCGGTGAGCCTTTGAATGTGTGTCAAGAAGAAGTAGTATTCCAAGGACACGCAATCGAATGCCGGATTAATGCAGAAAATCCTGCTTTCCATTTTGCTCCTTCTCCAGGGAAGATCCAAAACTTACTGCTTCCAGCAGGTGGGATGGGACTGCGAGTAGACAGTGCAGTTTACCCGGGATATACGATCCCGCCATATTATGATTCAATGATTGCAAAAATAATCGTCCATGGAAATACGCGTTTTGAAGCATTAATGAAGATGCAGCGAGCCTTAAGTGAATTTATCACAGAAGGAATCATCACGAACGCAGAATTTCAGATGGATTTGATTAGTCATCCTGCAGTCATAGCAGGTGATTACAGCACAGCATTTTTACAAGAAGAATTTTTACCGAATTGGACACCAGAAACGGAGATAGGAGGCGCATAG
- the fabF gene encoding beta-ketoacyl-ACP synthase II, protein MNRVVITGYGVTSPIGNDADSFLNSLKEGTNGIAPITKFDASETGITLAGEVKDFPYDKYFIKKDSKRMDMFSIYGIYAALEAMEMSGLDKEKMNQDRFGVIIGSGIGGLPTIENQVIRLHEKGAKRVSPMFVPMAIANMAAGNIALRVGAKGICTAIVTACASGTNSIGEAFRNIKHGYSDVILAGGTEATICEMGIAGFAALTALSESTDPNRGSIPFDENRNGFVMGEGAGVLVLESLEHAQARGAKIYGEIVGYGANCDAYHMTAPTPDGSGASKAMKLAMEEAGVQPEQVGYINAHGTSTPANDQAEAKAIQIALGENFRDTYVSSTKSMTGHLLGAAGGIEALATLLALEHQFIPPTINVEKQDPEIDLTVVKNESKPASFTYAMSNSLGFGGHNAVLCMKRWEE, encoded by the coding sequence ATGAATCGAGTGGTAATTACTGGCTATGGAGTCACTTCACCTATTGGAAATGACGCAGACAGCTTTTTGAATAGCTTAAAAGAGGGGACGAATGGCATCGCACCGATCACTAAATTTGATGCTTCAGAAACAGGGATTACCTTAGCGGGTGAAGTCAAAGATTTCCCTTACGATAAATATTTTATTAAAAAAGATAGCAAACGAATGGATATGTTTTCGATCTATGGAATCTACGCTGCTTTAGAAGCAATGGAGATGAGCGGTTTAGATAAAGAAAAAATGAATCAAGACCGGTTTGGCGTCATCATCGGATCTGGAATCGGTGGTCTTCCAACAATCGAAAACCAAGTTATTCGTCTACATGAAAAAGGTGCAAAACGAGTTTCTCCAATGTTCGTACCAATGGCGATTGCCAACATGGCAGCTGGAAATATTGCTTTGCGCGTAGGTGCAAAAGGTATTTGTACAGCTATCGTAACAGCTTGTGCTAGCGGAACGAATTCAATTGGGGAAGCATTCCGTAACATCAAACATGGCTATTCTGATGTCATTCTTGCTGGAGGAACAGAAGCAACGATTTGTGAGATGGGGATTGCTGGATTTGCAGCTTTAACAGCACTCTCAGAATCAACTGATCCTAATCGTGGTTCGATTCCGTTTGACGAAAATCGGAATGGTTTTGTGATGGGTGAAGGAGCAGGCGTTCTAGTTCTTGAATCTTTAGAACATGCACAAGCTCGCGGTGCCAAAATCTATGGAGAAATCGTTGGATACGGTGCAAACTGTGACGCTTACCATATGACAGCTCCTACTCCAGATGGTTCTGGTGCATCTAAAGCAATGAAGCTTGCGATGGAAGAAGCTGGTGTACAGCCGGAACAAGTCGGATATATCAATGCTCACGGAACAAGTACACCAGCCAATGACCAGGCAGAAGCAAAAGCAATCCAAATCGCATTAGGTGAAAATTTCAGAGATACTTACGTCAGCAGCACGAAATCGATGACTGGACATTTATTGGGAGCAGCCGGCGGGATCGAAGCCTTGGCAACTTTGCTGGCATTAGAACATCAATTTATCCCACCTACGATCAATGTAGAAAAACAAGATCCTGAGATTGACTTGACAGTTGTCAAAAACGAAAGCAAACCTGCAAGTTTTACTTATGCAATGAGTAATTCATTAGGGTTTGGCGGACATAATGCGGTTCTGTGCATGAAACGCTGGGAGGAATAA
- the accD gene encoding acetyl-CoA carboxylase, carboxyltransferase subunit beta, producing MALFKKKKYIRINPNRESKPANSPSVPDNMWAKCPNCKHILYTKDIGEEKVCPHCGYAFRIGAWQRLALIIDEKSFEEWDTDLVTKDPLAFPEYTEKIKKMQDKTGLHEAVLTGKATIQGIPFIIGVMDPNFIMGSMGTIVGEKITRLFERATKESLPVVLFTASGGARMQEGIFSLMQMAKISAAVKRHSNEGLFYLTVLTDPTTGGVTASFAMEGDIILAEPQSLIGFAGRRVIEQTIKQELPEDFQKAEFLLSHGFVDQIVPRMELKQKIHTLLELHTQKGWIDRG from the coding sequence ATGGCTCTGTTTAAGAAAAAGAAATATATTCGGATCAATCCTAATAGAGAGAGCAAACCTGCTAACTCGCCATCTGTTCCTGATAACATGTGGGCAAAGTGTCCAAATTGCAAACATATCCTTTATACGAAAGACATCGGTGAAGAAAAAGTATGCCCTCATTGCGGATACGCTTTTCGAATCGGTGCATGGCAGCGTCTAGCTTTGATTATTGATGAAAAAAGTTTTGAAGAATGGGATACGGATCTTGTAACCAAAGATCCGCTAGCATTTCCCGAATATACGGAAAAAATTAAAAAAATGCAAGATAAAACAGGACTTCATGAAGCAGTCCTCACTGGTAAAGCAACCATTCAGGGGATTCCCTTCATTATTGGAGTGATGGATCCTAATTTTATCATGGGAAGTATGGGAACGATTGTCGGAGAAAAGATCACCAGATTATTCGAACGAGCAACAAAGGAAAGTCTTCCAGTCGTCTTGTTCACAGCTTCAGGTGGCGCACGGATGCAAGAAGGAATCTTTTCTCTAATGCAGATGGCAAAAATCTCTGCTGCTGTCAAACGGCATAGCAATGAAGGTCTTTTTTATCTAACTGTTTTAACGGACCCGACGACCGGAGGAGTAACTGCCAGTTTTGCAATGGAAGGCGATATCATTCTAGCAGAACCCCAAAGCTTGATCGGTTTTGCTGGAAGACGCGTCATCGAACAGACGATCAAGCAGGAACTTCCAGAAGATTTCCAAAAGGCTGAATTCTTATTATCTCATGGTTTTGTCGATCAGATTGTTCCCCGCATGGAATTGAAGCAGAAAATCCATACGCTTCTTGAATTGCATACACAGAAAGGATGGATAGATCGTGGATAA
- the fabD gene encoding ACP S-malonyltransferase: MKTAFLFSGQGAQYQGMGKDLYEEAVVKQTFDEASEILGYDMAELCFTENERLDQTQYTQPAILTVSIAYYRLLKEHGIIPDAALGLSLGEYSALVASNALSFTEAVALVAKRGAYMTEAAPAGSGKMVAVMNAPIETIEESCHEASKYGIVSPANYNTPQQIVIGGEEKAVDEAVLLLKEKGFKRMIPLNVSGPFHTAILEPAAKKLAKDLSQIQFSEPSFPIISNTTTEIMKKETIAGLLEQQVMQPVRFYESIHKLKTIGIEQVIEVGPGKVLSGFMKKIDKTIPVLRVENKQTFDETIAIL; this comes from the coding sequence ATGAAAACAGCATTCTTATTTAGTGGCCAAGGTGCACAATATCAAGGTATGGGAAAAGATTTATATGAAGAAGCCGTTGTAAAGCAGACATTTGATGAAGCAAGTGAGATTCTCGGCTACGATATGGCTGAACTTTGCTTTACAGAAAATGAACGTTTGGATCAGACGCAATATACACAGCCAGCTATTCTAACAGTCAGCATCGCGTATTATCGCTTATTGAAGGAGCATGGAATCATCCCAGATGCAGCTTTAGGACTGAGTTTAGGAGAATATTCGGCATTAGTAGCTAGTAATGCGCTATCCTTTACTGAAGCAGTTGCGTTAGTAGCAAAAAGAGGCGCTTATATGACAGAAGCTGCCCCAGCTGGAAGCGGGAAAATGGTTGCAGTGATGAATGCGCCGATTGAAACGATCGAGGAAAGCTGTCATGAAGCTAGCAAGTACGGCATCGTATCTCCTGCAAATTATAATACACCTCAGCAGATCGTGATTGGTGGCGAAGAAAAAGCAGTAGACGAAGCTGTTTTACTATTAAAAGAAAAAGGGTTCAAAAGAATGATCCCTCTAAATGTCAGCGGGCCTTTTCATACAGCTATTTTAGAACCGGCAGCAAAAAAACTGGCGAAGGACCTAAGTCAGATTCAATTCTCTGAACCTTCTTTTCCTATCATAAGCAACACAACAACGGAAATAATGAAGAAAGAAACAATCGCGGGACTACTTGAACAGCAAGTCATGCAACCTGTTCGTTTCTATGAGAGTATCCATAAGTTAAAAACAATCGGCATCGAACAAGTCATCGAAGTCGGCCCCGGAAAAGTATTAAGCGGATTTATGAAAAAAATCGATAAAACAATACCAGTTCTGCGTGTTGAGAATAAGCAGACATTTGATGAAACAATAGCAATACTATAA
- a CDS encoding acyl carrier protein: MVFEKIQEIIAEELGKETEEIKLTTDIQEDLEADSLDLFQIINEIEDEFDVKIETEDGIKTVQDLVTYVEKQTA; the protein is encoded by the coding sequence ATGGTATTCGAAAAAATTCAAGAAATCATCGCAGAAGAATTAGGAAAAGAAACTGAAGAAATCAAATTGACTACTGACATCCAAGAAGACTTAGAAGCTGACAGCTTGGATTTATTCCAAATCATCAATGAAATTGAAGATGAATTTGACGTGAAAATCGAAACAGAAGACGGAATCAAAACGGTTCAAGATTTAGTGACTTACGTAGAAAAACAAACTGCATAA
- a CDS encoding MarR family winged helix-turn-helix transcriptional regulator, with protein sequence MEPDLKTVNDYLVSVFNDILTIEESELKKSQFKDLSITEMHTIEAIGMYKKKTTSEVAKELSITVGTLTTAINKLVKKGYVERIRSEDDRRVVKLGLTKKGKLLFRVHQHFHREMVKNILDGMATEEQHALLDALKNLHDFLQDYK encoded by the coding sequence ATGGAACCAGATTTAAAAACAGTAAATGATTATCTTGTTAGTGTCTTCAATGATATTTTGACAATCGAAGAGTCTGAGCTGAAAAAATCTCAATTCAAAGATCTGTCAATCACAGAGATGCACACGATCGAGGCAATCGGGATGTACAAGAAAAAAACAACTTCAGAAGTAGCCAAAGAACTATCAATTACTGTTGGGACCTTGACCACTGCTATTAACAAGTTAGTAAAAAAAGGCTATGTCGAACGTATCCGCAGTGAAGATGACCGCCGCGTTGTAAAGTTGGGACTAACGAAAAAAGGAAAGTTACTATTTCGGGTCCATCAGCATTTTCATCGTGAAATGGTCAAGAACATCTTAGACGGAATGGCTACGGAGGAACAGCATGCCTTGCTGGATGCACTGAAAAACTTGCACGACTTCTTGCAAGACTATAAGTGA
- the fabZ gene encoding 3-hydroxyacyl-ACP dehydratase FabZ encodes MNIQEIKEIIPHRYPMLLIDRVEEMVEGERIVAKKNVTINEPFFQGHFPEEPVMPGVLIVEAMAQAGAVALLSLEQFKGKTAYFGGLDKAKFRKKVTPGDTLYLEVEILKVKASAGIGKGIAKVDGKKVAEAELTFMIG; translated from the coding sequence ATGAACATACAAGAAATAAAAGAAATCATTCCACATCGTTATCCAATGCTTTTGATTGATCGAGTGGAAGAAATGGTTGAAGGAGAACGGATCGTTGCTAAGAAAAATGTAACGATCAATGAGCCCTTTTTTCAAGGACATTTTCCAGAAGAACCTGTTATGCCAGGGGTATTGATTGTTGAAGCAATGGCTCAAGCAGGAGCAGTTGCATTACTTTCTCTTGAACAATTCAAGGGAAAGACGGCTTATTTCGGCGGATTGGACAAAGCAAAATTCCGTAAGAAAGTTACACCGGGAGATACCTTATACCTTGAAGTTGAGATATTGAAAGTGAAAGCTTCAGCCGGAATAGGCAAAGGAATCGCTAAAGTAGACGGTAAAAAAGTAGCCGAAGCGGAATTAACCTTTATGATTGGATAG